In a genomic window of Deinococcus ruber:
- a CDS encoding AAC(3) family N-acetyltransferase translates to MLNLARRVHVTPRQLDEGLSALGLDGSQHVIVHSSLKSFGLLEGGAPTLLHELERHTATLAAPAFSYQTLLRGPDSPIHAQFHRDTRVSRDIGRLPQVMVEQGAALRSSHPALSFVALGQQAAFITGQQSLGSPYAPIGALYDLDGYALLVGVDHSSNTSIHYGEHVAGMPLLTRYVPQDGRAVPSAFPNCSADFETLAPYLQPTIVYVGKSRLRLYRVRPLVDATVRLLTQDPEALLCTYPSCRCQQVRQMVRQQGLHPRVHQMISTDQARGERSEASSELSA, encoded by the coding sequence ATGCTCAATCTTGCCCGCCGGGTTCACGTCACGCCTCGCCAGCTCGACGAGGGGCTGTCTGCTCTGGGTCTCGACGGCTCGCAGCACGTGATCGTCCACAGCAGTCTGAAGTCGTTCGGCCTGCTGGAAGGCGGCGCACCCACCCTGCTTCACGAACTGGAGCGGCATACCGCCACTCTCGCGGCCCCGGCCTTCAGTTATCAGACGCTGCTGCGCGGCCCCGATTCACCGATTCACGCCCAGTTTCACCGCGATACACGGGTCAGCCGCGATATCGGGCGGCTGCCACAGGTCATGGTGGAACAGGGCGCTGCGCTGCGTTCGTCGCACCCTGCCCTGAGCTTCGTGGCGCTGGGGCAGCAGGCGGCCTTCATCACCGGGCAGCAGTCGCTGGGAAGCCCGTATGCACCCATCGGGGCGCTGTACGATCTGGACGGCTACGCCCTGCTGGTCGGCGTCGATCACAGTTCAAACACCAGTATTCACTACGGCGAACATGTGGCGGGCATGCCCCTTCTGACCCGCTACGTGCCGCAGGACGGTAGAGCAGTGCCCTCGGCTTTCCCCAACTGTTCCGCCGATTTCGAAACGCTGGCCCCGTATTTGCAGCCCACAATCGTGTATGTCGGCAAGTCGCGGCTGCGGCTGTACCGTGTGCGGCCGCTCGTAGATGCCACGGTTCGCCTGCTGACTCAGGACCCGGAAGCGCTGCTGTGTACGTATCCCAGTTGCCGCTGTCAGCAGGTGCGCCAGATGGTGCGTCAGCAGGGCCTGCATCCCAGGGTGCACCAGATGATCTCGACCGACCAGGCCAGAGGCGAGCGTTCAGAAGCCTCATCTGAACTGTCAGCCTAG
- a CDS encoding NAD(P)/FAD-dependent oxidoreductase, with translation MTSTPPPQHGPTDILIIGGGPAGLYAAFYAALRGLSVRLLEARPELGGQLAALYPDRVVYDVPAAPAAYAADIVAQLVRQLEPFDIDIRLNTLAHTLEADGAGWRVGTPGASYSAGAVILAAGMGALLPRLASNAHSLTDWPPSAVPAAPSAWIQGGVPQATRAALELAEAGTRVTLSHRRALFRGTPAQLSRLETLRQHGQIDVHAPAAADFAPVPPADLNIHLNGYLPDLSPLLPWPLGWQGEYVPAEGSGLTELLGVYVAGDLSSAGGAFKLIALAFAQAALCANHAAHHVRPELRVKPGHSSDRRITPKGEVV, from the coding sequence ATGACCAGCACGCCCCCGCCCCAGCATGGCCCCACCGACATCCTGATCATCGGCGGCGGCCCTGCCGGGTTGTATGCGGCCTTTTATGCTGCTCTGCGCGGCCTGAGCGTGCGGCTGCTGGAAGCGCGGCCTGAACTGGGCGGACAGTTGGCGGCGCTGTATCCAGACCGGGTGGTCTACGACGTGCCTGCCGCGCCCGCTGCGTATGCCGCCGACATCGTGGCGCAACTGGTGCGGCAGCTCGAACCGTTCGACATCGACATTCGGCTGAATACCCTGGCACACACGCTTGAAGCCGACGGTGCAGGCTGGCGCGTCGGCACACCGGGCGCGAGCTACTCGGCGGGCGCGGTCATTCTGGCGGCGGGCATGGGAGCGCTGCTGCCGCGTCTAGCCAGCAACGCACACAGCCTCACCGACTGGCCGCCATCAGCTGTGCCTGCTGCCCCGAGCGCGTGGATACAGGGCGGCGTTCCGCAGGCAACCCGCGCCGCACTCGAACTGGCCGAGGCTGGTACACGGGTCACGCTCAGCCATCGCCGCGCCCTGTTCCGGGGCACTCCCGCCCAACTCTCTCGGCTCGAAACCCTACGGCAGCACGGACAGATCGACGTTCACGCGCCTGCCGCCGCCGATTTCGCTCCAGTTCCGCCCGCCGACCTGAACATTCATCTGAACGGGTACCTGCCCGATCTGTCGCCCCTGCTGCCGTGGCCGCTGGGCTGGCAGGGCGAATACGTGCCCGCAGAGGGCAGCGGCCTGACCGAACTGCTGGGCGTGTACGTGGCAGGCGACCTAAGCAGCGCAGGCGGAGCCTTCAAGCTGATCGCACTGGCCTTTGCACAGGCGGCCCTGTGCGCCAACCACGCCGCTCATCATGTGCGGCCCGAGCTGAGAGTCAAACCCGGCCACAGCAGCGACCGGCGCATCACTCCGAAAGGCGAAGTCGTTTAA
- a CDS encoding glutamine synthetase III family protein, whose product MNQEFNTLKAAKTWHLDSFTEYAPSDVIGQIFAQDVLTLEELRQRLSRPVFKSLQGTLERGQTLDPAIADTVALAMKTWAMEKGATHYTHWFQPLTGSTAEKHDSFLTPTSDGSAIATFSGKELIQAEPDASSFPSGGLRATFEARGYTAWDPSSPAFIMRHSNGATLCIPTAFASWTGEALDLKTPLLRSIEALNIAVMPALKLMGADASRVSSSLGAEQEYFLIAEEYYYARPDLVMTGRTLFGAPPPRGQELEDHYFGAIPDRVLSFMADAETQMYALGIPVKTRHNEVAPGQFEIAPIYENSNVAADHQQLIMQILRNTARKYGLVALLHEKPFAGVNGSGKHCNWSMGTDTGMNLLEPGDTPHENMQFMFFCAAVIKAVDEHQDLLRVSVASAQNDHRLGANEAPPAIISIFLGDELTDILDRLASGQGGRGASAGVMGLGSSVLPHLPRHAGDRNRTSPFAFTGNKFEFRAAGSSQSISLPITVLNIIVADAVEQMTAQLRERLNGSRSKRSLDEAIAGLVKDVYAQHQRIIFNGDGYSDAWHQEAEARGLLNLRTTLDAIEIFTSEKNVSLFERFNVLSKRELEARQEVMYDIYFKTVNIEGETTEYMAQTLILPAAVSYLAELGEIESGSRAVKGVTQKVSDLADELYDALADLHTQNSATGGEEVHEKAHHMRDHVLPAMLKVRVAADGLEKVVAGKHWPLPSYRQMLFVK is encoded by the coding sequence ATGAACCAGGAATTCAATACGCTGAAGGCCGCCAAGACCTGGCATCTCGACAGCTTTACCGAATACGCTCCCAGCGACGTGATCGGCCAGATCTTCGCGCAGGACGTGCTGACCCTCGAAGAGCTGCGCCAGCGTCTGAGCCGCCCGGTCTTCAAGAGCCTTCAGGGCACCCTGGAGCGCGGGCAGACGCTCGATCCGGCGATTGCCGACACCGTGGCGCTCGCCATGAAGACCTGGGCCATGGAGAAGGGCGCCACGCACTACACCCACTGGTTCCAGCCCCTGACCGGCAGCACCGCCGAGAAGCACGACAGCTTCCTGACGCCCACCAGCGACGGCAGCGCGATTGCCACCTTCAGCGGCAAAGAACTGATTCAGGCCGAGCCCGACGCCAGCAGCTTTCCTTCGGGCGGTCTGCGGGCCACCTTCGAGGCACGCGGCTACACTGCCTGGGACCCGTCCAGCCCGGCCTTTATCATGCGGCACAGCAACGGCGCGACGTTGTGCATTCCCACCGCGTTTGCCAGCTGGACCGGCGAGGCGCTCGATCTCAAGACGCCGCTGCTGCGGAGCATCGAAGCGCTGAATATCGCCGTGATGCCCGCCCTGAAGCTGATGGGAGCCGACGCTTCGCGGGTCAGCAGCAGCCTGGGAGCCGAGCAGGAATACTTCCTGATTGCCGAGGAGTACTACTACGCCCGCCCCGATCTGGTGATGACCGGACGCACGCTCTTCGGTGCGCCGCCGCCGCGTGGGCAGGAGCTCGAAGACCATTACTTCGGTGCAATTCCCGACCGGGTGTTGTCGTTCATGGCCGACGCCGAAACCCAGATGTACGCGCTGGGTATTCCGGTCAAGACCCGCCACAACGAGGTCGCGCCCGGTCAGTTCGAGATCGCGCCCATCTATGAAAACAGCAACGTGGCTGCCGATCACCAGCAGCTCATCATGCAGATTCTGCGGAACACGGCCCGGAAATACGGTCTGGTCGCGCTGCTGCACGAGAAACCCTTCGCGGGCGTGAACGGTTCGGGCAAACACTGTAACTGGAGCATGGGCACCGACACCGGCATGAACCTGCTGGAGCCGGGCGACACCCCGCACGAGAATATGCAGTTCATGTTCTTCTGCGCCGCCGTCATCAAGGCGGTCGATGAGCATCAGGACCTGCTGCGCGTGTCGGTGGCTTCGGCCCAGAACGATCACCGCCTGGGAGCCAACGAAGCGCCGCCCGCCATCATCTCGATCTTCCTGGGCGACGAACTGACCGATATTCTGGATCGCCTTGCCAGCGGGCAGGGTGGACGCGGAGCCTCGGCGGGCGTGATGGGCCTGGGCAGCAGCGTACTTCCGCACCTGCCGCGCCATGCCGGAGACCGCAACCGCACCAGCCCGTTTGCCTTTACCGGCAACAAGTTCGAGTTCCGTGCGGCAGGCAGCAGCCAGAGCATCTCGCTGCCCATCACGGTGCTGAATATCATCGTGGCCGACGCGGTCGAGCAGATGACCGCCCAGCTGCGCGAGCGCCTGAACGGCAGCCGCAGCAAGCGCAGTCTGGACGAGGCGATTGCCGGACTGGTCAAGGACGTATACGCGCAGCACCAGCGCATCATCTTCAACGGTGACGGCTACAGCGACGCGTGGCACCAGGAGGCCGAAGCGCGCGGTCTGCTGAACCTGCGTACCACGCTGGACGCCATCGAAATCTTCACCTCCGAGAAGAACGTATCGCTGTTCGAGCGCTTTAACGTCCTCAGTAAGCGAGAGCTGGAAGCCCGTCAGGAAGTGATGTACGACATCTACTTCAAGACCGTGAACATCGAGGGCGAGACCACCGAATATATGGCGCAGACCCTGATTCTGCCCGCCGCCGTCAGCTATCTGGCCGAACTGGGCGAAATCGAGAGCGGCAGCCGCGCCGTCAAGGGCGTGACCCAGAAGGTTAGCGATCTGGCCGATGAACTGTATGACGCTCTGGCCGATCTGCACACCCAGAACTCGGCCACGGGCGGCGAGGAAGTACACGAGAAGGCCCACCACATGCGCGACCATGTGTTGCCCGCGATGCTGAAGGTGCGCGTGGCTGCCGACGGACTGGAAAAGGTCGTGGCTGGCAAGCACTGGCCGCTGCCCAGCTACCGCCAGATGCTGTTCGTGAAGTAA
- a CDS encoding DUF6630 family protein — MTELLALILSPLPPELSSEIGRRFQQLVEDTDEVHALCEALQDVPDDFLPGWWLDSAASRFWLCLHVDWKASDEVEWQVQATARSLGLPATFVSALSGQPQATTLDVLKEAAAWLRRHGYEFMALDTGGDEYLSVPIRLDLLRQAFAVADQLALSTSLY; from the coding sequence ATGACCGAGTTGCTGGCGCTGATCCTGAGTCCTCTGCCGCCAGAGCTGAGCAGCGAAATCGGGCGGCGGTTTCAGCAACTCGTGGAAGACACGGACGAAGTACATGCCCTGTGCGAAGCTCTTCAGGATGTGCCGGACGACTTCCTGCCGGGCTGGTGGCTCGATTCCGCCGCCAGCCGTTTCTGGCTGTGCCTGCATGTCGACTGGAAGGCGAGCGACGAAGTCGAGTGGCAGGTGCAGGCCACCGCACGCAGTCTGGGCCTGCCCGCAACATTCGTCAGCGCTCTGAGCGGGCAGCCGCAAGCCACGACTCTGGATGTACTGAAAGAGGCCGCCGCGTGGCTGCGCCGTCACGGATACGAGTTCATGGCACTCGACACCGGGGGCGATGAATATCTGTCGGTACCGATCCGGCTTGACCTGCTGCGGCAGGCATTCGCAGTGGCAGATCAGCTGGCTCTTTCCACATCGCTGTACTGA